The Rhodococcus triatomae genome includes a window with the following:
- a CDS encoding type II toxin-antitoxin system HipA family toxin, with protein MTTVEVFVDRASGPVLVGQAHFTRQRRQISTTFLYDPGYLANDGTSIDPALPLVTGAQHQSGLVRAFADSAPDRWGRNLVVKAERARAREAHRAPRQLDDLDFLLGVSDDTRQGALRYRLVGGTAFVGEPSHVPQLVSLPALLRASDELASDEDPAAAVKQLLDTGTTGLGGARPKASVRLDDGALAIAKFPHSGDRWDVMGWEATALDLLEAAGIRTPRRRLTRVGERGVLILRRFDRTDEGHRVGYISAMTALGASDGDHRDYAEIAGAVRDLSLSPKADHHELFARVVASVALGNTDDHLRNHGFLADRRSWTLSPAFDVNPNPDSWLTRSTSIMGADGLPDEVDALLAFAEECGLTPDRARARMRSIATALATWKEQARSNGIREREIAMMADSIEPRLEAVTGISTTA; from the coding sequence ATGACCACCGTCGAGGTCTTCGTCGACCGGGCGAGTGGGCCCGTCCTGGTGGGTCAGGCGCATTTCACCAGACAGCGCAGACAGATCTCCACGACGTTCCTCTATGACCCGGGCTACCTGGCAAACGACGGGACGAGTATCGACCCCGCGCTGCCGCTGGTCACGGGCGCACAGCACCAGTCCGGGCTGGTGCGGGCCTTCGCGGACAGTGCGCCCGACCGATGGGGCCGGAACCTTGTCGTGAAGGCGGAACGCGCTCGCGCCCGTGAGGCGCATCGAGCGCCGCGGCAGTTGGACGACCTCGATTTCCTCCTGGGCGTCAGCGACGACACGCGCCAGGGAGCCCTGCGGTATCGGCTCGTCGGCGGCACGGCGTTCGTCGGCGAGCCGTCGCATGTCCCGCAGCTGGTCTCGCTCCCGGCCCTGCTGCGTGCCTCCGACGAGCTCGCCTCGGACGAGGACCCCGCTGCCGCCGTCAAGCAGTTGCTCGACACGGGTACGACCGGCCTGGGCGGCGCGCGTCCCAAGGCGTCGGTGCGCCTCGACGATGGCGCGCTGGCGATCGCCAAGTTCCCGCACTCCGGCGACCGATGGGACGTCATGGGGTGGGAGGCGACGGCGTTGGATCTGTTGGAAGCCGCGGGAATCAGGACGCCTCGTCGGCGGCTCACTCGAGTAGGGGAGCGTGGCGTGCTCATCCTGCGGCGGTTCGACCGCACGGACGAAGGGCACCGGGTCGGCTACATCAGCGCCATGACCGCGTTGGGCGCTTCGGACGGTGACCACCGCGACTATGCCGAAATCGCCGGAGCCGTGCGAGACCTCTCACTCTCGCCCAAGGCGGACCATCATGAGCTCTTCGCCCGCGTCGTCGCATCAGTTGCCCTGGGAAACACGGACGACCATCTTCGAAACCACGGCTTCCTCGCCGATCGCCGTTCCTGGACGCTGAGTCCGGCCTTCGACGTGAACCCCAATCCGGACTCGTGGCTGACTCGGTCGACGTCGATCATGGGCGCAGACGGCTTGCCGGATGAGGTCGACGCTCTGCTCGCCTTCGCCGAGGAATGCGGTCTGACGCCCGATCGAGCCCGGGCACGGATGCGCTCGATCGCAACTGCACTGGCGACCTGGAAGGAACAAGCGCGCTCGAACGGCATCCGGGAGCGGGAGATCGCGATGATGGCCGACTCGATCGAACCTCGCTTGGAGGCTGTGACTGGTATATCGACCACGGCGTGA
- a CDS encoding HsdM family class I SAM-dependent methyltransferase codes for MSLARALAVGGLSRLDPRRRTVDIWDPAAGLGFAGFLLVEALQLSGLEVRYRGQDIDEAAVSASVRRFEAIHDAEIAQADTLAHDAFEDFSADLVIVDAPWGMDWRGSVAAVEARQSNGEFRFGLPQHSDSTWLFISLALEKLRSAEQGGGRVAALVNPGALSSGGATAAVRQRIIDAGLLESVTRLPDGLAPNTEIPLYLLTFSNKADDVRRGKAMIADLQTMFTTERRRRSIPVDAFHELESGLRTRKSGPRNRTISTRQFTRRDARLSRTTSEGIQLSWRVTAYNATAIDDGFLEARYGPDSGVSLADEPRETVDLDPSRVLGDDSRELLRDMAAKGWPSRRLSSLLAREPGAVKDSADAQCDRQLFLPATGGGRAATELHETNASGRVLSVQFDDNSIYLPFIAAWLNSEQGIASRNRAIENGSSGHHIKALRLDANSLVRWADELLVPVPDLGVQLALASADERLGSFQAELSSQRASIWSAPEIADNVVTKIAGAFDDSLTAWLDQLPYPIASALWTAESAQTVGEKQRAYLHAWEAIVTFHATVLLSASRSDPGSSTETEAAIRQTLHEQRLGIENASFGTWVVIVERTAKDLRSALKDGDADEVARVRRAFADLGHAGIERLVSKDVVKKFNELNGKRNRWSGHTGYTSEQKLRTQVDSLVSDLRELRGLLGNVWSQLLLVRPGSAKRRREGLVQTAEVATGTRTPFAAREFVVGEHMYDDELYLVRDGSQSPLRLGHFVQLRAAPSSAQFTTYFYNRTDGASVRMVSYQYGPESELQDDLERFRDVFGALVLE; via the coding sequence GTGTCGTTGGCCCGGGCTCTTGCTGTCGGCGGCCTCAGTCGCCTTGACCCGCGTCGCAGGACCGTAGACATCTGGGATCCCGCGGCCGGCTTGGGGTTCGCCGGTTTCCTCTTGGTCGAAGCGCTTCAGTTGTCAGGACTGGAGGTGCGATACCGCGGCCAGGACATCGATGAAGCCGCGGTGTCCGCGAGCGTTCGTCGATTCGAAGCGATCCACGACGCCGAGATAGCCCAGGCGGACACGCTGGCGCACGACGCCTTCGAGGACTTCAGCGCCGATCTGGTGATTGTCGACGCACCCTGGGGGATGGACTGGCGGGGCTCGGTTGCGGCTGTGGAAGCGCGGCAGTCCAACGGCGAGTTCAGGTTCGGCCTTCCGCAGCACTCCGACAGCACGTGGCTGTTCATCTCTTTGGCGCTCGAGAAGCTGCGTTCGGCGGAGCAAGGCGGGGGGCGTGTCGCGGCATTGGTGAACCCGGGCGCGCTAAGCTCTGGCGGCGCAACCGCTGCAGTGCGGCAGCGGATCATTGACGCCGGGCTTCTGGAGTCGGTTACCCGGCTCCCCGACGGGCTTGCACCTAATACCGAGATCCCCCTCTACCTCCTGACTTTCTCGAACAAAGCCGACGACGTCCGTCGGGGTAAGGCGATGATCGCGGACCTGCAAACGATGTTCACCACCGAGCGCCGTCGGAGGTCGATCCCGGTCGACGCATTCCACGAACTCGAGTCCGGACTGAGGACGCGAAAGTCGGGCCCGCGCAATCGCACCATTAGCACCCGCCAGTTCACGCGCAGAGACGCACGGTTGTCGCGCACCACGAGTGAAGGCATTCAGCTGTCGTGGCGCGTCACCGCGTACAACGCCACTGCGATCGACGATGGGTTCCTGGAGGCCCGTTACGGCCCGGACTCCGGTGTGTCGTTGGCCGATGAGCCTCGCGAGACGGTCGACCTCGATCCGAGCCGCGTACTCGGTGACGACTCGCGCGAGCTGCTTCGAGACATGGCTGCGAAGGGCTGGCCGAGTAGGCGTCTAAGCAGTCTTCTCGCTCGAGAGCCCGGAGCGGTGAAGGATTCGGCTGACGCACAATGCGATCGTCAGTTGTTCCTCCCTGCGACCGGGGGTGGCAGAGCTGCCACCGAGCTGCACGAGACGAATGCCAGTGGACGGGTCCTGTCCGTGCAATTCGACGACAACTCGATCTACCTGCCCTTCATCGCCGCGTGGCTCAACTCGGAGCAGGGTATCGCCAGTAGGAACCGTGCGATCGAGAACGGCAGCTCTGGCCATCACATCAAGGCTCTGCGGTTAGACGCGAACTCGCTGGTGAGGTGGGCCGACGAACTCCTCGTGCCGGTCCCGGATCTCGGCGTCCAGCTCGCCCTTGCGTCGGCCGACGAGCGCCTCGGTTCGTTCCAGGCCGAACTCAGCAGCCAGCGAGCCAGCATCTGGTCAGCCCCAGAGATCGCCGACAACGTCGTGACCAAGATCGCGGGTGCCTTCGATGACTCCCTCACCGCCTGGCTGGACCAGTTGCCGTATCCGATCGCCTCAGCCCTGTGGACTGCCGAGTCGGCTCAAACGGTGGGGGAGAAGCAGCGCGCCTACCTCCACGCTTGGGAGGCGATCGTGACGTTCCACGCTACGGTCCTGCTTTCGGCGAGCCGCAGCGATCCGGGGAGCAGCACCGAGACCGAGGCCGCGATCCGTCAGACGTTGCATGAACAGCGCCTTGGCATCGAGAACGCTTCGTTCGGCACCTGGGTGGTCATCGTCGAGAGGACGGCGAAGGATCTGCGCAGCGCGCTCAAGGACGGTGACGCTGATGAGGTGGCCCGCGTCCGCCGCGCGTTCGCGGACCTCGGCCACGCCGGCATTGAGCGGCTGGTTTCGAAGGACGTCGTCAAGAAGTTCAACGAGCTGAACGGCAAGCGAAACCGGTGGTCCGGCCACACGGGGTACACCTCAGAGCAGAAGCTAAGAACTCAGGTCGACTCGCTCGTATCGGACCTCAGAGAGCTCCGCGGGCTCCTCGGGAACGTCTGGTCCCAGCTCCTGCTGGTCCGCCCCGGCAGCGCCAAACGCCGTCGTGAAGGCCTTGTCCAGACGGCAGAGGTTGCAACCGGGACTCGGACGCCCTTCGCAGCTCGGGAGTTCGTCGTGGGGGAGCACATGTACGACGACGAGCTTTACCTCGTCCGGGATGGATCGCAGTCTCCGCTACGCCTCGGGCACTTCGTGCAGCTCCGTGCCGCCCCGAGCAGCGCCCAGTTCACCACGTACTTCTACAATCGCACCGATGGAGCGAGCGTGCGGATGGTCAGCTACCAGTACGGGCCGGAGAGCGAACTGCAGGACGACCTGGAGAGGTTCCGGGACGTGTTCGGCGCGTTGGTGCTGGAATGA
- a CDS encoding OsmC family protein, with the protein MAEQTPTSQDQNQAPTSLWVERTGTRRYTGRSSRGAEVLIGSEDVQGVFTPGELLKIALAACTGMSSDFPLSRRLGDNYDATIRVSGAADREREVYPKLDEVLQLDLSELDADAQERLLTLVQRSVDKVCTVGRTLKAGTEVTLTIEKDA; encoded by the coding sequence ATGGCTGAGCAGACTCCCACCTCGCAGGATCAGAACCAGGCCCCCACCTCGCTGTGGGTGGAGCGCACCGGAACTCGTCGCTACACCGGGCGCAGCTCGCGGGGCGCAGAGGTCCTGATCGGCTCGGAGGACGTGCAGGGTGTGTTCACCCCCGGCGAGTTGCTCAAGATCGCGCTCGCGGCGTGCACCGGAATGAGCTCGGATTTCCCGCTCTCCCGTCGGCTCGGGGACAACTACGACGCGACCATCCGCGTCTCCGGTGCCGCAGACCGGGAACGCGAGGTGTACCCGAAGCTCGACGAGGTGCTGCAGCTCGACCTCAGCGAACTCGACGCCGATGCCCAGGAGCGGTTGCTCACCCTCGTCCAGCGCTCCGTCGACAAGGTCTGCACCGTCGGCCGGACCCTGAAGGCTGGTACCGAGGTGACACTGACCATCGAGAAGGACGCGTGA
- a CDS encoding acylphosphatase, giving the protein MTAHGAGGSGETADPARLTAWVHGFVQGVGFRWWTRSRALELGLVGYAANQRDGRVLVVAEGPRAQLDRLLEALRSGNTPGSVDLVVESWDPPRGDLTGFVER; this is encoded by the coding sequence GTGACCGCACACGGTGCGGGCGGGTCCGGCGAGACGGCGGACCCCGCGCGGCTCACCGCATGGGTACACGGGTTCGTGCAGGGTGTGGGGTTCCGCTGGTGGACGCGCTCGCGTGCCCTCGAGCTGGGGCTCGTCGGGTACGCCGCCAACCAGCGGGACGGCCGGGTGCTCGTGGTGGCCGAGGGCCCCCGCGCACAACTCGACCGACTGCTGGAGGCGCTCCGCTCGGGAAACACCCCGGGATCGGTGGACCTGGTGGTCGAGAGCTGGGATCCGCCGCGGGGCGATCTGACGGGCTTCGTCGAGAGATGA
- a CDS encoding helix-turn-helix domain-containing protein, producing the protein MTRSAHRIAFGQRLRDLRQEHDWASQEAFAHHVGLDRTYVSGLERGTRNPTLDVLVKLAHGLDVTPSELLSTVK; encoded by the coding sequence ATGACTAGATCGGCGCATCGCATCGCGTTTGGACAACGTCTTCGCGATCTGCGCCAGGAGCACGACTGGGCCTCCCAGGAAGCCTTCGCTCACCACGTGGGACTCGACCGCACCTACGTCAGCGGGCTGGAACGAGGAACTCGCAACCCGACCCTGGATGTGCTCGTCAAGCTCGCCCACGGGCTCGACGTGACGCCATCGGAGCTGCTGTCAACGGTCAAGTGA
- a CDS encoding helix-turn-helix domain-containing protein produces the protein MAGYRIDRELTEFGKHVRGWRMVLGLTAQQVAERAGITRDTLRKIESGDAGVGFGNVAQVLRALGVLDQAVEAVDPLGSDIGRLRAGNLAKKRAR, from the coding sequence ATGGCTGGATACCGGATCGACCGAGAACTCACCGAATTCGGCAAGCACGTGCGTGGCTGGCGCATGGTCCTGGGGCTCACGGCGCAGCAGGTGGCTGAGCGCGCCGGCATCACCCGCGATACCCTGCGCAAGATCGAGTCCGGAGACGCGGGCGTGGGCTTCGGGAACGTCGCGCAGGTGCTGCGCGCCCTCGGCGTGCTCGACCAGGCCGTCGAGGCGGTCGACCCCCTCGGCAGCGACATCGGTCGCCTGCGTGCCGGCAACCTCGCGAAGAAGCGGGCGCGATGA